One segment of bacterium DNA contains the following:
- a CDS encoding GxxExxY protein, with product MKVELLYKDESYAIVGACFNVYKNMGSGFLEPVYQECLEIEFERQKIPFEPQKELALKYLDRTLKQKYKPDFVCYGKVVVEIKAVEKLIDEHRSQMLNYLNATGFKLGLLVNFGHHPRMENERFIL from the coding sequence ATGAAGGTAGAATTATTATATAAAGATGAGAGTTATGCTATAGTAGGCGCATGTTTCAATGTATATAAAAATATGGGGAGTGGGTTTTTAGAACCAGTTTATCAGGAATGCCTGGAGATTGAATTTGAAAGACAAAAAATTCCTTTTGAGCCGCAGAAAGAACTTGCCTTAAAATATCTGGATAGAACATTAAAGCAAAAGTATAAGCCGGACTTTGTTTGTTACGGCAAAGTAGTGGTGGAGATTAAAGCAGTAGAAAAGCTCATTGATGAGCACAGGTCACAAATGTTGAATTACCTTAACGCCACCGGTTTTAAATTGGGCTTGCTGGTAAATTTTGGCCACCACCCCAGGATGGAAAACGAAAGGTTTATCCTTTAA
- a CDS encoding FAD/NAD(P)-binding protein, translating to MNPNIYLPYISEITDIKQETGDTRTYDVRIKNKDEARLFVSRPGQFVEASVFGAGEAPFGLTTSPKEPGVMTFTVRACGKVTNALAVLSKGDEIGIKGPLGNSFLDKIDSKGKDILVIGGGIGLPPLRSMIDHIFNNRADYREFTILYGARTPADRVYKYQLSDWEKKTDLKLIQTVDVADQDWTGNVGVVTTLFPKLKLDIPNTVVYTCGPPIMIKFVIIELLKLGLPEKQILSTLERYMKCGVGKCGHCCIGNKYVCTDGPVFDYTEIKGLAEEAF from the coding sequence ATGAACCCCAATATCTACCTACCATACATTTCCGAGATCACCGACATCAAGCAGGAGACCGGCGACACCCGGACCTACGATGTCAGGATAAAGAACAAGGACGAGGCCAGGCTGTTCGTCTCCCGGCCCGGCCAGTTCGTGGAGGCCTCGGTGTTCGGGGCCGGCGAGGCCCCCTTCGGGCTGACCACTTCGCCCAAAGAGCCGGGGGTGATGACCTTCACCGTGCGGGCCTGCGGCAAGGTGACCAACGCCCTGGCCGTCCTTTCGAAGGGCGACGAGATCGGCATCAAAGGCCCGCTGGGCAACAGTTTTCTGGACAAGATAGATTCCAAGGGCAAGGACATTCTGGTGATCGGGGGCGGCATCGGGCTGCCGCCGCTGCGCTCCATGATAGACCACATCTTCAACAACCGGGCCGACTACCGGGAGTTCACCATCCTCTACGGCGCCAGGACGCCGGCCGACCGGGTCTACAAATATCAGCTAAGCGACTGGGAAAAGAAGACCGACCTCAAGCTGATCCAGACGGTGGACGTGGCCGACCAGGACTGGACCGGCAACGTGGGGGTGGTCACCACTTTGTTCCCCAAACTAAAGCTGGACATCCCCAACACCGTGGTCTATACCTGCGGCCCGCCCATCATGATCAAGTTCGTGATCATCGAACTGCTGAAGCTGGGACTGCCGGAGAAGCAGATATTGTCAACCTTGGAGCGTTATATGAAGTGCGGAGTGGGGAAATGCGGGCACTGCTGCATCGGGAACAAGTACGTCTGTACCGACGGGCCGGTGTTCGATTATACCGAGATCAAGGGGCTGGCCGAAGAGGCGTTCTAA
- a CDS encoding hydrogenase maturation protease, which produces MLDLIEYLRSLNQNSLILGVGNPLRGDDGFGPALIAGLHGKTMINLLDAEEIPEAFLDQAVQLAPDKLLIADAVALGGLPGEAALMPPESLGQKIAISTHNLPLLMFIKFFREQSPNTEVMLLGVQPKGIEFGKELSPEIRKTIDSLVNILTMA; this is translated from the coding sequence ATGCTCGATCTGATCGAATATCTCCGTTCGTTGAACCAAAACTCCCTGATCCTCGGGGTGGGGAATCCGTTGCGGGGCGATGACGGGTTCGGCCCGGCGCTGATCGCAGGGCTTCACGGCAAGACAATGATAAACCTTTTGGACGCCGAGGAGATCCCGGAAGCCTTTTTGGACCAAGCGGTCCAATTGGCCCCGGACAAACTGCTGATCGCCGACGCGGTGGCCCTGGGCGGCCTGCCCGGGGAAGCGGCTCTGATGCCGCCGGAATCGCTGGGGCAGAAGATAGCCATCTCCACCCACAACCTGCCGCTTTTGATGTTTATCAAGTTCTTCCGGGAGCAAAGCCCCAACACCGAGGTGATGCTGCTGGGGGTCCAGCCCAAGGGAATAGAGTTTGGAAAAGAGTTGAGCCCGGAGATAAGGAAGACCATAGACAGTTTGGTCAATATTCTAACAATGGCCTAA